The following coding sequences lie in one Phorcysia thermohydrogeniphila genomic window:
- a CDS encoding endonuclease III domain-containing protein: protein MEVKADKIHRIVEILRREKENWNVPIVTLMSQTDRDPFKILVATVLSLRTKDEVTAKASERLFKVADTPEKILKLKEEEIASLIYPVGFYRRKARNLKEICRILVEKYGGKVPDDLEELLKLPGVGRKTANLVITLGFGKPGICVDTHVHRIMNRIGYVETKTPEETEFALREKLPKEYWIEINDLLVSLGQHICHPVSPKCSQCPIEPYCDKRGVKRSR from the coding sequence TTGGAGGTTAAAGCTGACAAAATTCACAGGATAGTTGAGATACTCCGGAGGGAGAAAGAAAACTGGAACGTTCCCATCGTTACCCTTATGTCCCAGACGGACAGAGACCCTTTCAAAATTCTCGTTGCTACCGTCCTTTCTTTACGGACGAAGGATGAGGTAACTGCAAAGGCAAGTGAAAGGCTCTTTAAGGTTGCCGATACGCCGGAGAAAATCCTAAAGCTCAAAGAGGAGGAGATAGCCTCCCTCATATATCCTGTCGGTTTTTACAGGAGAAAAGCAAGGAACCTAAAAGAAATCTGCCGTATTCTCGTTGAAAAGTACGGCGGAAAAGTCCCTGACGATTTGGAAGAGCTCCTTAAACTTCCCGGTGTTGGCAGGAAAACGGCAAACCTTGTTATCACCCTTGGCTTTGGAAAACCCGGTATCTGCGTTGATACCCACGTTCACAGGATTATGAACAGGATAGGCTACGTTGAAACTAAAACTCCAGAAGAAACAGAGTTTGCCTTGAGGGAGAAACTTCCCAAGGAGTACTGGATAGAGATAAACGACCTTTTAGTTTCACTCGGTCAACACATCTGCCATCCGGTTTCACCTAAGTGTTCACAGTGTCCCATAGAGCCTTACTGCGATAAAAGAGGCGTTAAGAGGAGTCGGTGA